Genomic segment of Syntrophales bacterium:
CAGTCATACTAATTGGTCTCTTTCAACTGAGGGGATTGGTGATAATGCTTCTTATCGCAGCCATAACACTTCTTCTCGGTCTCTTTTTCAAAAGGCGTATCGGGGGGGTAACGGGGGATATCATGGGTGCAGGGAATGAGATCAACGAGGTTGTTACACTTCTTATGATATGTGGACTTTTTGGCGCATAGGACGGAGAGGAATGTGGATATTCATACCAGATTATATTTGGTAAGACATGGCCAGGTGACGAATCATCTGGATGGGACGTGTAATGGTCATAATGATGTTGATATAACGGAACTCGGAATCGGGCAGATGGGGGCCGTAGCGGATAGACTGAGAGATGAAAATCTGGCGGCCGTCTATTCCAGTGACTTGATCCGCACCATAAGAGGAGGAGCGATAATTGCCAAAGCCCACGGCTTGATCCCCGAGCAGTACAGCGCATTCAGAGAATTGAATTTTGGCCTGTGGGAAGGGTTGAACATCGATCAGATAGAAGAGCAATTTCCCGGCGCCCTGAATGAGCGTAGAATGAGAATAGTCGATTACAGGGTGCCGGAAGGGGAGAGTATCGGGGAACTGGCCGGAAGGGTAATTCCCGCCGTAAAGGAGATACTCGATGCAAACCACGGGAAAAACGTTGTCCTGGTTGCTCACGGAGGAGTCAATCGAGTAATCCTTGCAGATGCCATGAACCTTGACCTGGAAAATTTCTATTCTATTGAACAGGACTTCGGCTGCCTCAATGTCATAGATTACTTTTCCGGATTTGCTGTTGTTAAATTGATGAACGGACAACTACTGAATAAATAAAGCAAAATTCTGCAACAGAAAGGTTGATAGTCTCGTAAAAAGTCATAAACTGCACCATTTGTCATCCTGAACTCGTTTCAGGATCTCGCTTGTTTCAGCATCTAATTATCTCAGTAAGTTAGAGACCCTGAATGATCCTGAAACAAGTTCAGGAC
This window contains:
- a CDS encoding adenosylcobinamide-GDP ribazoletransferase, whose amino-acid sequence is RWSTVQLASGFSYARSGNGTALVFTRCAGRKEYVICTLRPAVILIGLFQLRGLVIMLLIAAITLLLGLFFKRRIGGVTGDIMGAGNEINEVVTLLMICGLFGA
- a CDS encoding histidine phosphatase family protein codes for the protein MDIHTRLYLVRHGQVTNHLDGTCNGHNDVDITELGIGQMGAVADRLRDENLAAVYSSDLIRTIRGGAIIAKAHGLIPEQYSAFRELNFGLWEGLNIDQIEEQFPGALNERRMRIVDYRVPEGESIGELAGRVIPAVKEILDANHGKNVVLVAHGGVNRVILADAMNLDLENFYSIEQDFGCLNVIDYFSGFAVVKLMNGQLLNK